The Rugosibacter aromaticivorans region CGCGCTGTGCGGAGATCACCAGGCCAGTGGCGACCTGCGGAGCAGCCTTCTTGCCAATCGTCTTCTCGACCTTCTCTGCTTTGCGAATCGCCACCAGCGCAGCGCGATAGAGTTTCGATGCCGCATCGTTCTGTCCTGCCGCCGCCATTTTTCGCGCCTGCGCCAAAAGCATATCGACACGATCCGGCACCGGTTGCGAACGCATCGCCTGACCCCAGGTTGCTGCTGGGGCAATGGCGACAAAATTTTTGCTGCCAGCAATCTCGCGTGCGATGTAAACATTGTTGTTACGCATCGCCCAACGCACAGCATTTTCGCCATTGTCATTGACGATCGTACCTTGAGCTCCGGCCGCCAGCAAAGAAGTCACAATCCCAGCCTTCCCTTCTCTTGCCGCCATCATGAGCGGCGTAGAGCCATTCGGCGACAACGCATTCACATTCGCCCCCAGGTCCAACAAGTAACGCACAATGGCCTCATGGCCTGCAAATGCAGCATAGTGCAAGGCAGACCATTCTTTACCCTGCCGATTGGGTTGCGCACCCTGCGCGATGAGCCACCGCACGGCGTCAAGATGCCCCTTCCAACTGGCGTGCAACAGGGCTGTTTCGCCATGCGTATTCACGGCATTGACATTTGCCCCGTACGAGAGAAACAGCGCCATCATCGGGATACTGCCTTCCCATGCGCCGATCATCAGGCCGCTGCCGATCAGGCTGCCCTCAAAATCCGGCGGCAGACCCGCAGCCAGCCATTCGCGCGCCTGCGCCACATCGCCACGTTCAATGGCGACCGAGAACCTCACCCGATCCGGCAGGCCCGCAGCCGAGGCCAGCGCAGTAGCAAGAATCAACAGACAGGCAAGCAATGCTTTCATGGCGCGCAGTATACAGGCAGGCCCGGCACACCGAGCGCCGAATCCTTGCGAAAAGCCAGCGGATCAATGAAGTCGTCGTCAATGCGGCGGTAGATCACATGCACACGGCGCGGCCCGTGCGTGGTACGCATGAACACGGTGTCATCGCGGACAAAAAGATCGTTGCCCTCAACCAGCTCGACACCTATCTGTTGCGCCAAAAAAGCGTGCTCGAAATAAGCGCTGTTGAACTGACCAGGTGTCATCACCACCATGTTCGGGTGGCTTTCGCTATCAGGTGCGACGGAACACAAATTGTCGAGCAAAAAATCAGGATAATGTTCGACTGGCGCAATCGCCTGGCGGGAAAACAATTCGGGGAACAGCCGCATCATCATCTTGCGGTCTTCGAGCATGCAGGAAACGCCGGAGAGTGTGCGCATAGATGTTGCCGGGCACGTTGATGCCGAGCATTTCCTTGCGGTACTGGACATTGCCGAGTATTTGCTGCGCCGGGATGCGATCTGCCTTGATCATCTTCTGATCGTGATACACCTTGTGCAAAAAGACATTCAGCGCTTTGACCCGCTGGCGCCATCCAGCCTCGATTTGCCGCCACTCACGGGCGGCAATGATTTTGGTGCGAAACCTGCGCCTGTAGAAAATTACAGTGCGC contains the following coding sequences:
- a CDS encoding ankyrin repeat domain-containing protein, translating into MKALLACLLILATALASAAGLPDRVRFSVAIERGDVAQAREWLAAGLPPDFEGSLIGSGLMIGAWEGSIPMMALFLSYGANVNAVNTHGETALLHASWKGHLDAVRWLIAQGAQPNRQGKEWSALHYAAFAGHEAIVRYLLDLGANVNALSPNGSTPLMMAAREGKAGIVTSLLAAGAQGTIVNDNGENAVRWAMRNNNVYIAREIAGSKNFVAIAPAATWGQAMRSQPVPDRVDMLLAQARKMAAAGQNDAASKLYRAALVAIRKAEKVEKTIGKKAAPQVATGLVISAQRGNPAAQSAGLRYATPAIGTAAEKVMRNGILWDGASKAVTNDTADPPEEFLRRARELEAAGRRREALQAYRQAATLLRGTQTAPP